In the genome of Meles meles chromosome 16, mMelMel3.1 paternal haplotype, whole genome shotgun sequence, one region contains:
- the LOC123926781 gene encoding RNA transcription, translation and transport factor protein-like yields MFRRKLTALDYHNPAGFNCKDETEFRNFIVWLEDQKIRHYKIEDRGNLRNILSSDRPKFFEKYLKDVNCPFKIQDQQEAIDWLLGLTVRLEYGDNAEKYKDLVPDNTKNADNAAKNAEPLINLDVNDPDFKAGVTALVNLLQIQRHDDYLVMLKAIRILVQERLTQDAVAKANQTKEGLPVALDKHILGFDTGDAVLNEAAQILRLLHIEELRELQTKINEAIVAVQAIIADPKTDHRLGKVGR; encoded by the coding sequence ATGTTCCGACGCAAGCTGACGGCCCTTGACTACCACAACCCGGCTGGCTTCAACTGCAAAGATGAAACAGAATTTAGAAACTTTATTGTTTGGCTTGAAGACCAGAAAATCAGACACTACAAGATTGAAGACAGAGGTAATTTAAGAAACATCCTCAGCAGTGACAGGCCCAAGTTCTTTGAAAAGTATCTCAAAGATGTTAACTGTCCTTTCAAGATTCAAGATCAACAAGAAGCAATTGACTGGCTTCTTGGTTTAACTGTTAGACTTGAATATGGAGATAATGCTGAAAAATACAAGGACTTGGTACCTGACAACACAAAAAATGCTGACAATGCAGCTAAAAATGCAGAGCCATTGATCAATTTGGATGTAAATGATCCTGATTTTAAGGCTGGTGTAACGGCTTTGGTTAACCTTCTTCAGATTCAGCGTCATGATGATTACCTGGTAATGCTTAAGGCGATTCGCATTTTGGTCCAAGAGCGCCTGACACAGGATGCAGTTGCTAAAGCAAATCAAACGAAAGAGGGCTTGCCTGTTGCTTTAGACAAACATATTCTTGGTTTTGACACAGGAGATGCAGTTCTTAATGAAGCTGCTCAAATTCTGCGATTGCTGCATATAGAAGAGCTCAGAGAGCTACAGACAAAAATTAATGAAGCCATAGTAGCTGTTCAGGCAATTATTGCTGATCCAAAGACagaccacagactggggaaaGTTGGAAGATGA